The Ranitomeya variabilis isolate aRanVar5 chromosome 7, aRanVar5.hap1, whole genome shotgun sequence genome includes a window with the following:
- the LOC143785802 gene encoding uncharacterized protein LOC143785802 — MRLLFQMWPSSPVQWLQLLIVLPTSVICTHSLCSSLCFCDSRSLFVNCSGTNLSSFLILPPLTTEFLDLSSCSLHTFPPFHNLWRLRTILLAQNAILRVGNGSWKGLQSLQILDLSGNKIENLSVSFSLGIDSLTHLFLAQNLLHRISKYSFQHLHNLELLDLQGNLILSLDSGAFRSLTKLRHLQLQNNQLQTLKNDDFSVLQRLEFLDLSGNHINNLPPGVFTPLYSLAYLNLQNNKLRHLRFQTLSSLPSSGTLLLLSSNPWECDCDLQRMFGKLRSLQRISLEDGEELNCADPPALKGRALRSLATQLCAAETVTVLMITLTVAVTVVGAIVTAERSRKRSPKNQTNELSGQE; from the coding sequence ATGCGCCTCCTTTTCCAGATGTGGCCGTCATCCCCAGTGCAATGGCTTCAGCTGCTGATAGTTTTGCCCACATCTGTCATCTGCACTCATTCCCTTTGCTCATCTCTGTGCTTTTGTGACTCAAGGTCATTGTTTGTGAACTGCTCGGGGACAAATCTATCATCCTTCCTTATCCTTCCTCCATTGACAACAGAATTTCTGGACCTTTCCAGCTGCTCCCTACATACTTTTCCTCCTTTTCACAACCTGTGGAGGCTCCGTACAATTCTTCTGGCCCAAAATGCAATTTTACGTGTGGGAAATGGCTCCTGGAAGGGTTTACAGAGTCTACAAATCCTGGACCTAAGTGGAAATAAGATAGAAAATCTGAGTGTGAGTTTCTCCTTGGGAATTGATTCCCTTACACATCTGTTTCTTGCACAGAATCTACTGCATCGTATTTCTAAGTACAGTTTCCAACACTTGCATAATTTGGAACTATTGGATCTGCAAGGAAATCTCATTTTAAGTCTGGATTCTGGAGCTTTTAGGTCTCTAACTAAACTTCGTCATCTTCAGCTCCAGAACAATCAGCTGCAAACCCTAAAAAATGATGACTTTTCAGTTCTGCAAAGACTTGAATTCCTTGATTTGTCAGGAAATCACATCAATAATCTGCCTCCTGGAGTCTTCACACCTCTCTATTCTCTCGCATATCTTAATCTACAAAATAACAAATTACGCCACCTACGCTTCCAAACTCTGAGTAGCTTGCCATCATCTGGGACTCTACTTTTGCTGTCATCAAATCCTTGGGAATGTGATTGCGATTTGCAGCGTATGTTTGGCAAGTTGAGAAGTTTGCAGAGAATAAGTCTGGAAGATGGAGAGGAATTAAATTGTGCAGATCCCCCAGCGTTGAAGGGGAGAGCCCTCCGCTCACTGGCTACTCAACTCTGCGCAGCAGAAACTGTAACTGTGCTGATGATCACATTAACGGTGGCGGTCACTGTGGTCGGTGCTATAGTAACTGCGGAGAGAAGCCGCAAAAGGAGCCCCAAGAATCAAACGAATGAACTGTCTGGGCAAGAATAA